ATGCTTTAACAGCAGGGATAGATACAGAGATATCTCCGCATACCTTAAGACATGCTTTTGCTACTCACTTGCTTAACCATGGGGCTGACTTAAGGTCTGTACAGTTGTTACTAGGACATAGTAATGTTTCCACAACGACAATATATATTCATATTTCACAAAATAGACTTAAACAAATTTACCAAAAACACCATCCTAGGGGTTAGTAGGGGTGACCTTATAAAAAAATATTTTAATGGCTTTATAATGATAACTTATTAGAATTGTACTAGGCTTACTCTATTGTCTATTGTCTATTGTCTATTGTCTATTGTCTATTGAGCAAGTTTTTTTCTAAGAACTTAAGGGCTTATTATTGTATAATGCTATAGATGGTTGTTGATAAAATGGAGCTATAAATGAATATCTTGAGTGTAGACTATTATGCTGATGGCGCTGCTAAGGATTTTACTAGATCTCTTAAAGAAACTGGGTTTGCTGTATTAAAAACTCATCCTATAGATTGGAGTTTGATTCAAACAGTCTATAAGGAGTGGGAAGATTTTTTAAAGTCTGAGTATGTGCATAACTATAGATTTGATACTGAAAAGCAGGATGGCTATTTTCCAAAAGATGTTTCAGAAGTAGCTAAGGGTGAAAAAGTTAAGGATATAAAGCATTTTTATCACTTGTATTTTCCATGGGGAAGGTATCCTAATGAGGTAAGTGATGCTGCTAGAAAGGTGTTTTATCAGATGATAGAGCTTGGTAAGACTTTATTGCAGTGGATCGATGACTATATGGACCCTCAGGTAGCAGATAAGTTACCTATGAGGCTTCGAGAGACTATTTCAGAACCGGGTACTTTGTTGAGAATATTACATTACCCAGCAATGCAAGGAAATGAAGAGCCAGGCGCTGTCAGAGCTGCAGCACATGAAGATATAAACCTTATAACATTATTGCCAATAGCATCTTCACCCGGTTTGCAAGTTTTATCACCAACTAATAACCAATGGTATGATGTACCATGTGATAGTGAGTCTATAATAGTAAATATAGGCGATATGCTCCAGGAAATGACAAATGGTGAGTATATTGCAACTAAACATAGAGTGGTAAAGCCAGAGGGTGAAGCTGAAAACGTTGACAGGATTTCTATACCTTGTTTCATACATCCTAAATCAGATGTTTACTTATCACAAAGGTACCCTCAAGCAGGCGATTTTTTGAACGAAAGACTAAAAGAGCTAGGGTTAAAATAAAAGTTTCTTTTAATTGTACAAGAAATTCTTTGCCATTTTGTATTTAATATTTACTTAATACTATAGAAAAATATTAATCTTTATAATTTTAGTTTAGAATATAGATTAGGTAAAAGAAATTTTTTTATATAATGATAGATAAAAATGGATATCGAGCAAACGTTGCTGTTGTATTGCTTAATAAGCAAAACAGAGTATTTTGGGGGCAACGTCGTAACCGATCATCTTGGCAGTTTCCTCAAGGTGGAGTAGTCTCAGGAGAAACCCCACTACAAGCTATGTATCGTGAATTACATGAAGAGGTAGGTTTAAGGCCTCATGATGTGGAAGTTTTAGCCTCGACTAGGGATTGGTACAAATATGACATACCAGAAGCTTTAATTAGAAATAAGGAGCCTATTTGTATAGGACAAAAACAAAAATGGTTTTTGCTAAGACTCAAATCTTCGGAAGGTAATATAGATTTAGAAGCTAATAAATCACCAGAATTTGATAACTGGCGCTGGGTTAGCTACTGGTATCCTATAAATCATGTTGTTTACTTTAAGCAAGAGACTTATCGTAAAGCTCTAACATACTTTAAAGATTATATAAAATAAGGAAACTAATTTTTTGTTGTCTGTGCTTCTACAAAAGTTTTTGCCCATAAGTAAGAGAATATTCCTATGTATGCAGCTACAAGCACATCAGATATATAGTGATCTAATATAATTATTCTACTAACAGCTACAAGGCTAGCTATTAATATAGCTATAGCAGTAATATATTTCTTATTAAAAAAATTGGCAAACGCTAAAAGCCCTGCAAATGATAATGTTGTGTGTCCTGACGGCATTGAGTTGAACATTTTCTTTAAAGAGAAAAAATGAAAGCCATATTTATTATCTAAAATAAGCATTTCTGGTCTATATCTTGCTAGTATAACTTTTACGATGCTAGCTATAATAATAGCTAGTATTAATGAAAGAGAGAGGGTGTAAATTTTAGTAGAAGGCTCTTCTGATTTTATGTATTTAAAGATACAAAGTATTGTTGCTAAAATAGCTATAATTGACCATACCTTTGTAGAGAATATTTTTGAAAACATAGTCGCAACACTACTGATTTCTGCCCCAAAAAAATCATTGGTATGTATTAGATTAAGGATTTTCATATCAAGAAAATTATAACTTAAGGTAGCTAACACTAAAGTAAGAATTCCGTATAATCCAGTAATTTTTATAAGTTTTAAATCTAAATATTTCATGCTGTTTATTTAAAATCATTCGGTTAACTGATAGAGTTGTAATATTACCATATGTTATAAATAAAGCCTAAGATGTTTGAACAAGGTTGGTATACAAAAGCAACACAAATTTTAAGTGAAAATTTTAACCAACGCCCAACTAATGTTGAAGTTGATTTGGTCGTTGTGCATTGTATAAGTTTGCCAGAAGGTCAGTACGATAATTCTAACGTTGAGAAACTATTTACAAATACTTTAGACTGTAGTGTAGATGTTAGTTTTGAAAGTCTAAGAGATATAAAAGTTTCTGCTCATTTTTATATTAAGCGAGAGGGTGAAATTTTCCAGTTTGTTGCTGTGAATGATAGAGCTTGGCATGCAGGGGTTAGTAGTTATAATGGTAGAGAAAATTGTAATGATTTTTCTATAGGTATAGAGCTACAAGGTACGGATAAGTCAGCATACACAACAGAACAATATACCTCTTTAAACTTTTTGTTGAAAAATTTGAAAGAAAGCTATCCAACTTTGAAGGATATAGTAGGGCATCAGGATATAGCGCCACAACGAAAAACCGATCCTGGTAGATGTTTTAATTGGAGCAAAGTAGTTTTTTAAATGTACTATTTAAATGCTAACAGTTTTACAAGTTAGAATAATAGTATTCCATAGCATTTTGATAAAGATTAGCAATTGTGTCAGAGTTTTGTTTACTAATTTCTTTTATGAGATCGAGATTTTCTACCAAATCTTTGTAGTCAGATATTTTTGCTATAACAGCTTTATTTTTATCATATTGGTTTGTAAGAAAATGGAACTTCTGTTTCTTTCCTAGTAGTTCATATAGCTGCTTATATTTAACTATAGTATTTTCTAAGCTTCTAACAGAATAATTAAAATCAGACATTGCAAACTGTTTGTAATTATTTATTTCTGCATCATCGCAAATTTTTTGGTCATTATTTTTACAGTCTTTTGTTTTTTGAGTATATGTTTCAATGTAGCCTATGGTACTGTCAAAAGAGCCAAACTGCCACTCAATAGTATTAATCAGCCCCTGAGTGACTTGGGCTTTTTGATATTTACTGATGGTTGAATTGATTATACATAAAATACCTAGCAAAGTTATAATGACGATGGTTAATTTTTCATTTAAAAGTTTCCATAAAGTTTTCATATCTTTTTCCTTTTACTCAATAATAGCTTTATCACCATAACTTTCTAGCCAGTCACGGCGGTCTTTAGCTCTTTTTTTTGCTAGAAGCATATCTAGGGTCTCACTGTCTTTGTGTGTATCTGAAATTGTAAGCTGTATTAGTCTTCTTGAAGATACATCCATTGTGGATTCCCTTAACTGAATAGGATTCATCTCTCCTAGACCTTTAAAGCGCATTATATTTACTTTATT
Above is a window of Allofrancisella inopinata DNA encoding:
- the ampD gene encoding 1,6-anhydro-N-acetylmuramyl-L-alanine amidase AmpD; protein product: MFEQGWYTKATQILSENFNQRPTNVEVDLVVVHCISLPEGQYDNSNVEKLFTNTLDCSVDVSFESLRDIKVSAHFYIKREGEIFQFVAVNDRAWHAGVSSYNGRENCNDFSIGIELQGTDKSAYTTEQYTSLNFLLKNLKESYPTLKDIVGHQDIAPQRKTDPGRCFNWSKVVF
- a CDS encoding RNA pyrophosphohydrolase — translated: MIDKNGYRANVAVVLLNKQNRVFWGQRRNRSSWQFPQGGVVSGETPLQAMYRELHEEVGLRPHDVEVLASTRDWYKYDIPEALIRNKEPICIGQKQKWFLLRLKSSEGNIDLEANKSPEFDNWRWVSYWYPINHVVYFKQETYRKALTYFKDYIK
- a CDS encoding phosphatase PAP2 family protein; translated protein: MKYLDLKLIKITGLYGILTLVLATLSYNFLDMKILNLIHTNDFFGAEISSVATMFSKIFSTKVWSIIAILATILCIFKYIKSEEPSTKIYTLSLSLILAIIIASIVKVILARYRPEMLILDNKYGFHFFSLKKMFNSMPSGHTTLSFAGLLAFANFFNKKYITAIAILIASLVAVSRIIILDHYISDVLVAAYIGIFSYLWAKTFVEAQTTKN
- a CDS encoding 2OG-Fe(II) oxygenase family protein: MNILSVDYYADGAAKDFTRSLKETGFAVLKTHPIDWSLIQTVYKEWEDFLKSEYVHNYRFDTEKQDGYFPKDVSEVAKGEKVKDIKHFYHLYFPWGRYPNEVSDAARKVFYQMIELGKTLLQWIDDYMDPQVADKLPMRLRETISEPGTLLRILHYPAMQGNEEPGAVRAAAHEDINLITLLPIASSPGLQVLSPTNNQWYDVPCDSESIIVNIGDMLQEMTNGEYIATKHRVVKPEGEAENVDRISIPCFIHPKSDVYLSQRYPQAGDFLNERLKELGLK